Proteins found in one Vagococcus carniphilus genomic segment:
- the nifJ gene encoding pyruvate:ferredoxin (flavodoxin) oxidoreductase translates to MSKQSVTMDGNTAAAYVSYAFSEVAAVYPITPSSTMAEVVEEWSVKSRKNVFGEPIKVINMQSEAGAAGAVHGSLKSGALTTTYTASQGLLLMIPNMYKIAGELLPTVFHIASRAVTTNALSIFGDHGDVMAARQTGFCMLAESSVQEVMDLSSVAHLASLKASLPFMNFFDGFRTSHELQKIEVIPYETLGNLVDQEAIEKFRKRGMNPNHPTVSGTAQNPDIHFQQRETVNEYYERVPEIVQSYMKEINEIRGTEYDLTNYYGHQEATEVIISMGSVSPTIQQTVAYLNKQGRKVGHINIHLYRPFPVENLLAKLPKSVEKVAVLDRTKEPGANGEPLLLDVQGALYRHPNRPVVVGGRYGLGSKDVPPNQIKAIFDHLLLPSDELKYRFTVGITDDVTHLSLPVEEVLDLTPDNTFQAKFWGFGSDGTVGANKQAIKIIGNHTDMYAQAYFSYDSKKSGGLTNSHLRFGKEPIQSTYLIEQADFIGCHNASYIHQYDLLKGLKENGTFLLNTTWTKEKVLRLLPKHLKKEIAQKQINFYVINAMNIAQEVGLGRRINTVMSAAFFELTHLMKREDFVFYMKEEAEKAYGKKSQEIVKRNHLAIDATFDHLIKIDVPSEWLEIEVPKRQVDPAKPKYVQEILEPVNRQEGDSLTVKNLMDNQMADGSVPLGTTAYEKRGIALEVPEWQMDACTMCNECAFVCPHAAIRPFLADEEEMEEAPEGFLVREMKGADGNMYRIQVSLEDCTGCGLCVDVCPAKGKALVMKPYEEQKEQAMNWAFAMTLKQKANPIKKKESIKGSQFEKPLLEFSGACSGCGETPYIKLLTQLYGDRMLIANATGCASIWGGSAPSTPYTTNEAGQGPAWSNSLFEDNAEFGLGMYLANKTKRDHLANQMKNILTEEIGSSELQELMKDWLATQDEGEGSRQRSTKLEAALLDEMKTNSKLEALYNQRDLFIKPSQWIIGGDGWAYDIGFGGIDHVLSSGEDVNIFVMDNEIYSNTGGQTSKATPTAAIAKFSSHGKRTAKKDLGLIAMTYGNVYVAQVALNANPTQTIKALDEAEKYPGPSLVIGYVPCINHGIKGGMSQAVQITKEAVESGYWPLYRFDPRLAEKGKEPMRVDYKKSDFERLPDFFKQQTRFSALENVLNSSEEVSSLLERSADEAIEKAQTYKELSGK, encoded by the coding sequence ATGAGTAAGCAAAGTGTCACAATGGATGGTAATACAGCGGCAGCTTATGTTTCATATGCGTTTAGTGAAGTAGCTGCAGTTTATCCAATCACTCCCAGTTCTACCATGGCAGAAGTTGTGGAGGAATGGTCAGTTAAGTCTAGAAAAAATGTTTTCGGAGAACCAATAAAAGTTATTAATATGCAATCTGAAGCAGGAGCAGCAGGAGCAGTTCACGGCTCCTTAAAATCAGGAGCGTTGACGACGACGTACACGGCTTCCCAAGGCCTGTTATTAATGATTCCTAATATGTATAAAATAGCCGGTGAATTACTACCAACTGTTTTTCATATTGCTTCTCGTGCTGTTACGACAAATGCGTTAAGCATTTTTGGTGACCATGGAGATGTTATGGCAGCAAGACAAACTGGTTTTTGTATGCTCGCTGAAAGTTCTGTCCAGGAAGTAATGGATTTATCCTCAGTTGCTCATTTAGCTAGTTTAAAAGCTAGTTTACCTTTTATGAACTTTTTTGACGGTTTTAGAACTAGTCACGAACTTCAAAAAATTGAAGTAATACCTTATGAAACATTAGGAAATTTAGTGGATCAAGAGGCAATTGAAAAATTTAGAAAAAGAGGAATGAATCCAAATCATCCAACCGTTTCAGGGACAGCTCAAAATCCAGATATCCATTTTCAGCAAAGAGAGACTGTTAATGAATATTACGAAAGAGTTCCAGAAATTGTTCAATCTTATATGAAAGAAATCAATGAGATTCGTGGAACTGAATATGATTTAACTAACTATTATGGACATCAAGAAGCAACAGAAGTCATTATTTCAATGGGATCTGTGTCGCCTACAATTCAACAAACAGTTGCTTATTTAAATAAGCAGGGACGAAAAGTAGGGCACATTAATATTCATTTATATCGTCCATTCCCTGTTGAAAATTTATTAGCTAAGTTACCTAAATCAGTTGAAAAAGTTGCTGTTTTAGACCGAACAAAAGAACCTGGTGCTAATGGTGAGCCTTTGTTATTAGATGTTCAAGGTGCTTTATATCGTCACCCTAATCGTCCGGTTGTTGTAGGAGGAAGATATGGCTTAGGTTCGAAAGATGTGCCACCTAATCAAATTAAGGCTATTTTTGATCATTTATTATTACCAAGTGATGAGTTGAAATATCGATTTACCGTCGGAATTACAGATGATGTCACTCATTTATCGTTACCAGTAGAAGAAGTGTTAGACTTAACACCAGATAATACGTTCCAAGCAAAATTCTGGGGATTTGGATCTGACGGAACAGTTGGAGCAAACAAGCAAGCGATAAAAATTATTGGTAATCACACTGATATGTATGCTCAAGCCTATTTTTCATATGATTCTAAAAAATCAGGTGGTTTGACTAATTCTCATTTAAGATTTGGGAAAGAACCAATTCAGTCGACTTATTTAATTGAGCAAGCTGATTTTATTGGTTGTCATAACGCTTCATATATCCATCAATATGATTTGTTAAAAGGGTTAAAAGAAAATGGAACCTTTTTACTGAATACAACTTGGACAAAAGAAAAAGTTCTTCGATTATTGCCAAAACATCTCAAAAAAGAAATCGCTCAAAAACAGATTAATTTTTATGTGATTAATGCAATGAATATAGCACAAGAAGTAGGCCTTGGCCGTCGAATTAATACGGTTATGTCTGCAGCATTTTTTGAATTAACTCATTTGATGAAAAGAGAAGATTTTGTCTTTTATATGAAAGAAGAAGCTGAAAAAGCTTATGGAAAAAAATCACAAGAAATTGTGAAACGAAACCATTTAGCTATTGATGCGACTTTTGATCACTTAATTAAAATAGATGTTCCAAGTGAATGGTTAGAGATTGAAGTTCCTAAGAGGCAAGTAGATCCAGCGAAACCAAAATATGTTCAAGAAATTTTGGAACCAGTCAATCGCCAAGAGGGAGATTCGTTAACAGTTAAAAATTTAATGGATAACCAAATGGCAGATGGTAGTGTTCCGTTAGGCACAACAGCATATGAAAAACGTGGTATCGCCCTTGAAGTTCCTGAGTGGCAAATGGATGCTTGTACGATGTGTAATGAATGTGCCTTTGTTTGCCCTCACGCAGCAATTAGACCATTTTTAGCTGATGAAGAAGAGATGGAAGAAGCACCAGAAGGATTCTTAGTTCGAGAGATGAAGGGTGCAGATGGTAACATGTACCGAATTCAAGTGTCTCTAGAAGATTGTACTGGATGTGGTCTTTGTGTAGACGTATGTCCTGCTAAAGGAAAAGCTTTGGTGATGAAACCATATGAAGAGCAGAAAGAGCAAGCAATGAATTGGGCATTTGCGATGACGTTAAAACAAAAAGCAAATCCAATTAAGAAAAAAGAAAGTATTAAAGGATCTCAGTTTGAGAAACCGTTACTTGAATTTTCAGGAGCTTGTTCAGGATGTGGAGAGACTCCATACATTAAATTATTAACTCAATTATATGGTGATAGAATGCTTATAGCCAATGCAACAGGTTGTGCCTCAATTTGGGGTGGCTCAGCTCCATCAACACCTTATACAACAAATGAAGCAGGACAAGGACCGGCTTGGAGTAATTCCCTATTTGAAGATAATGCTGAATTTGGTTTAGGAATGTACTTAGCCAATAAAACTAAGCGAGATCATTTAGCGAATCAAATGAAAAATATTCTTACAGAAGAGATTGGCTCATCAGAGTTACAAGAATTGATGAAAGACTGGTTAGCCACACAAGATGAAGGAGAGGGCTCAAGACAACGTTCAACTAAATTAGAAGCTGCCTTACTTGATGAAATGAAAACTAATAGTAAGTTAGAAGCACTCTATAATCAACGTGATTTATTTATCAAACCAAGTCAATGGATTATTGGTGGAGATGGTTGGGCTTATGATATCGGATTTGGTGGTATCGACCATGTTCTATCTAGTGGTGAAGATGTGAATATCTTCGTTATGGATAATGAGATTTATTCTAATACAGGTGGACAAACTTCAAAAGCGACTCCAACGGCAGCAATTGCAAAATTCTCTTCTCATGGTAAACGTACAGCTAAAAAAGATTTAGGGTTAATTGCTATGACTTATGGTAATGTTTATGTTGCGCAAGTAGCATTAAATGCTAATCCAACACAAACGATTAAGGCGTTGGATGAAGCAGAAAAATACCCTGGACCATCTCTTGTAATTGGTTATGTTCCGTGTATCAATCATGGTATTAAAGGTGGTATGAGTCAGGCAGTTCAAATTACTAAAGAAGCTGTTGAGTCGGGTTATTGGCCACTTTATCGTTTTGATCCACGTTTAGCAGAAAAAGGTAAAGAACCAATGCGAGTAGATTATAAAAAATCTGATTTTGAGAGATTACCAGATTTCTTTAAACAACAAACAAGATTCTCTGCTCTTGAAAATGTATTAAATAGCTCTGAGGAAGTCTCTAGCTTACTAGAAAGATCAGCAGATGAAGCAATTGAAAAAGCACAAACTTATAAAGAATTATCTGGAAAATAA
- a CDS encoding flavodoxin, translating to MALAKIVYASMTGNTEEMSEIIEEKLEDEGLEVEREECSDVDPDFFEDADICIVATYTYGDGDLPFEFEDFFEDLKGEDLSGKVFGVAGTGDKEYGEFYCQSARDFVEQFNQTGAKQGAQLVCIENNPEDEDIDLLQTFVEELAKSVE from the coding sequence AAAAATTGTTTATGCAAGTATGACTGGAAATACAGAAGAAATGTCTGAAATTATAGAAGAAAAATTAGAAGATGAAGGTTTAGAAGTCGAAAGAGAAGAATGTTCAGACGTTGATCCGGACTTCTTTGAAGATGCAGATATTTGTATTGTTGCAACTTACACATATGGAGATGGCGATTTACCATTTGAGTTTGAAGACTTCTTTGAAGATTTAAAAGGAGAAGATTTAAGTGGGAAGGTCTTTGGTGTTGCTGGAACTGGTGATAAAGAATATGGTGAGTTCTATTGCCAGTCTGCAAGAGACTTTGTGGAACAATTTAATCAAACAGGCGCTAAACAAGGTGCTCAATTAGTTTGTATTGAAAATAATCCAGAAGACGAAGATATTGATTTACTTCAAACATTTGTTGAAGAACTAGCAAAAAGTGTTGAGTAG
- a CDS encoding GGDEF domain-containing protein, translating to MIINFLNSYIINLAIIVATIFGLYFSSLKHYLTNDEVEVEFIEPSAKLKISFSTEIILGLFIGLMCFFISMNRIPVDNMRSVDVRYLPVYFSVYYGSPMTGIVTALTLIGTKSIEYYFFEALPSEIINNVAITIAILIISILIDKKQMKPKKAILTCLIYTIIIRFFLATLVLFKDLNLELMIHFCLHSLVFSSLFLITGWLLNNAIIISERIHVYRTSSVFDSLTGAYNKESFYFFLDIAYNQAIHENKAFSLALIDFDNFKEINDTYGHLVGDKVLSEVASSFQSCSKKFSSLQFFRIGGDELAIIWKQEEIPSNYFKIINTKLKKLEIEKDFDNDLLSLSIGLVHLSPQQKSEKTINVKQIFRLADEALYEAKKAGKNQVIEKNITI from the coding sequence ATGATAATTAATTTTTTAAATTCTTATATTATTAATCTGGCCATCATTGTTGCTACTATCTTTGGCCTTTATTTTTCTTCTCTTAAACACTATCTTACTAATGATGAGGTAGAAGTAGAGTTTATTGAACCTTCGGCTAAACTGAAAATATCATTTTCTACAGAAATAATACTTGGACTTTTTATCGGACTCATGTGCTTTTTTATTTCGATGAATCGTATCCCTGTTGACAACATGCGTTCTGTAGACGTTCGTTACTTACCTGTCTATTTCTCAGTTTACTATGGCTCTCCTATGACTGGTATTGTTACTGCACTCACTTTAATTGGAACAAAATCAATTGAATACTATTTCTTCGAAGCTCTTCCTTCTGAGATAATTAATAACGTTGCTATAACTATAGCCATTTTAATTATCAGTATTTTAATTGACAAAAAACAAATGAAGCCAAAAAAAGCTATCCTTACTTGCTTAATCTATACTATTATCATTCGTTTTTTTCTTGCCACACTTGTTTTATTTAAAGATCTTAATTTAGAGTTAATGATTCACTTTTGTTTACACTCTTTAGTATTTTCAAGCCTTTTTCTAATAACAGGTTGGTTATTAAATAATGCTATTATCATCTCAGAAAGAATTCACGTTTACCGAACCTCTTCTGTTTTTGATAGTTTAACAGGAGCTTACAATAAAGAATCTTTTTACTTTTTTTTAGATATTGCATACAATCAGGCTATTCATGAAAACAAAGCCTTTTCACTTGCCCTTATTGATTTTGATAATTTTAAAGAAATCAACGATACCTACGGCCATTTGGTAGGGGATAAAGTACTCTCAGAGGTAGCTTCTTCCTTTCAAAGTTGCTCAAAAAAGTTTTCTTCACTACAATTTTTTCGAATAGGTGGAGATGAATTAGCTATTATTTGGAAACAAGAAGAAATTCCAAGCAACTATTTTAAAATAATCAATACTAAATTAAAAAAATTAGAAATTGAGAAAGACTTTGATAATGACTTACTTAGTTTATCAATTGGTCTCGTTCACCTTTCGCCTCAACAAAAATCAGAAAAAACAATTAATGTAAAACAAATCTTTCGTCTAGCTGATGAAGCTCTTTATGAAGCAAAAAAAGCTGGTAAGAATCAAGTCATCGAAAAAAATATAACTATATGA